Proteins encoded in a region of the Leifsonia sp. PS1209 genome:
- a CDS encoding 2-dehydropantoate 2-reductase, whose translation MRIGVIGAGAIGGTIAALLDRVGHQVEVTARGTQLAAIHESGLRLDGAWGSHTAQVAADEVLRTQPELAFLCTKAQDAAAALRENQHLLGGIPVVVVQNGLTGLRQAMTMLPDSQCVGALALYAASYLSPGRVTVTTAANTYIGAGSGEPPEAAVFATRVLDAAMPAFAVENFDGAQWTKLIVNQINAMPAITGLSAQDSLGDRRLRRIVTASMREAVRVGFDRGIHYGSIQGLSNGILRFVAVSPLWAGQLVPLMMKRRMGATPNPGSTLQSIRRGQLTEIDYLNGAIVGEAHDLGREAPINAAIVDLVHEVERTRAFIEPAVVVDRMRAVV comes from the coding sequence ATGCGGATCGGCGTCATCGGAGCGGGAGCCATCGGCGGCACCATCGCAGCCCTGCTCGACCGCGTCGGCCACCAGGTGGAGGTCACCGCGCGCGGCACCCAGCTCGCCGCCATCCACGAGAGCGGACTACGTCTCGACGGCGCGTGGGGCTCGCACACCGCGCAGGTGGCCGCTGACGAGGTGCTGCGCACCCAGCCCGAACTCGCCTTCCTCTGCACGAAGGCCCAGGATGCGGCCGCCGCCCTCCGCGAGAACCAGCACCTGCTCGGCGGCATCCCGGTCGTCGTGGTGCAGAACGGCCTGACCGGGCTGCGCCAGGCCATGACGATGCTCCCGGACTCGCAGTGCGTCGGCGCCCTCGCCCTCTACGCGGCCAGCTACCTCTCCCCCGGCCGGGTCACCGTGACCACGGCGGCGAACACGTACATCGGGGCCGGAAGCGGAGAGCCGCCGGAGGCCGCGGTCTTCGCCACCCGTGTCCTCGACGCCGCGATGCCGGCCTTCGCCGTCGAGAACTTCGACGGCGCCCAGTGGACCAAGCTCATCGTCAACCAGATCAACGCCATGCCCGCCATCACCGGCCTGAGCGCCCAGGACTCGCTCGGCGACCGCCGGCTCCGCCGCATCGTCACCGCCAGCATGCGCGAGGCGGTGCGGGTCGGCTTCGACCGCGGCATCCACTACGGCAGCATCCAGGGGCTCAGCAACGGCATCCTGCGGTTCGTCGCCGTCTCGCCGCTCTGGGCCGGCCAGCTCGTTCCGCTCATGATGAAGCGCAGGATGGGCGCGACCCCCAACCCCGGGTCGACGCTGCAGAGCATCCGGCGCGGCCAGCTGACCGAGATCGACTACCTCAACGGCGCCATCGTTGGCGAAGCCCACGACCTCGGCAGGGAGGCGCCGATCAATGCGGCCATCGTCGACCTGGTGCACGAGGTGGAGCGCACGCGCGCGTTCATCGAGCCCGC
- a CDS encoding DHA2 family efflux MFS transporter permease subunit yields the protein MSSPSTARRIPIWLAVVAASLPMFMATLDNLVVTSALPVIAKDLSASIEELQWVINAYTLSFATLMLMAVALGDRFGRRTVFLSGIAVFTLASAASALATEPWMLILARAVQGVGAAALMPLSLTLLAGSVSVRMRPAAIGIWGGIAGLGVATGPLIGGAVVQGWNWQAIFWLNVPLGVIAVPLVLAALPNSFGQRVRADIVGLLLAGPGVLGIVFGIVRGNDAGWDSFEVLGSLIAGAVLLAAFVFWEGRASAPLLPLRLFRDRSFTVANLVGVTFSFGIFGAVFILIQFLQVVQGHTPLEAGVMTMPWTLAPMVVAPLTGLVSGRTGTRLPILVGLVLLTIAMAWIALTLSADLEYSAMWPPFALAGIGMGLVFAPSSTAVLANMKAEDHAKASGTNSTLREIGVALGIAVLTAVFTGAGGSLTPTGYVDAAIPAIWVGAGVLGVAAIISLALPSGIRRRGHQDAETELAEAAAAEGSPQAAALVD from the coding sequence ATGTCGTCCCCCTCCACCGCCCGCCGCATCCCGATCTGGCTGGCCGTCGTCGCCGCATCGCTCCCGATGTTCATGGCGACCCTCGACAACCTCGTCGTCACCAGCGCCCTGCCGGTGATCGCCAAAGACCTCAGCGCCTCCATCGAGGAACTGCAGTGGGTCATCAACGCATACACGCTCAGCTTCGCCACCCTCATGCTCATGGCGGTGGCCCTCGGCGACCGGTTCGGACGCCGCACCGTGTTCCTCAGCGGCATCGCCGTCTTCACCCTCGCCTCGGCGGCGAGCGCCCTCGCCACGGAACCCTGGATGCTCATCCTGGCCCGGGCCGTGCAGGGCGTCGGGGCCGCCGCGCTCATGCCGCTGTCCCTCACCCTCCTGGCCGGAAGCGTCAGCGTCAGGATGCGCCCGGCCGCCATCGGCATCTGGGGAGGCATCGCCGGCCTCGGCGTCGCGACGGGACCGCTGATCGGCGGCGCCGTCGTGCAGGGCTGGAACTGGCAGGCCATCTTCTGGCTGAACGTCCCGCTCGGTGTCATCGCCGTGCCGCTCGTGCTCGCCGCCCTGCCGAACAGCTTCGGCCAGCGCGTCCGGGCGGACATCGTCGGCCTGCTGCTCGCCGGCCCAGGCGTCCTCGGGATCGTGTTCGGGATCGTGCGCGGCAACGACGCGGGCTGGGACAGTTTCGAGGTACTCGGCTCCCTGATCGCCGGGGCCGTGCTGCTCGCGGCGTTCGTCTTCTGGGAGGGCCGCGCCTCGGCGCCCCTGCTGCCGCTGCGCCTGTTCCGCGACCGCAGCTTCACCGTGGCCAACCTGGTCGGCGTGACGTTCAGCTTCGGGATCTTCGGGGCGGTCTTCATCCTGATCCAGTTCCTGCAGGTGGTGCAGGGCCACACACCGCTCGAAGCCGGTGTGATGACCATGCCGTGGACGCTCGCCCCAATGGTGGTCGCGCCACTCACCGGCCTCGTCTCCGGCCGGACGGGTACCCGGCTGCCGATCCTCGTCGGCCTGGTCCTGCTCACGATCGCGATGGCCTGGATCGCGCTCACCCTGTCCGCCGATCTCGAATACTCGGCCATGTGGCCGCCGTTCGCCCTCGCCGGCATCGGCATGGGCCTGGTCTTCGCCCCCAGCTCCACCGCCGTGCTCGCCAACATGAAGGCCGAGGACCACGCGAAGGCGTCCGGCACCAACTCCACCCTCCGGGAGATCGGCGTCGCGCTCGGCATCGCCGTGCTCACCGCCGTGTTCACCGGCGCTGGCGGATCGCTGACCCCCACCGGCTACGTGGATGCCGCCATCCCGGCCATCTGGGTCGGCGCCGGAGTGCTCGGAGTGGCCGCGATCATCTCGCTGGCCCTGCCGTCGGGCATCCGCCGCCGCGGCCACCAGGATGCGGAGACCGAGCTCGCGGAGGCGGCGGCAGCCGAAGGCTCCCCGCAGGCGGCAGCACTGGTCGACTGA